One region of Bubalus kerabau isolate K-KA32 ecotype Philippines breed swamp buffalo chromosome 6, PCC_UOA_SB_1v2, whole genome shotgun sequence genomic DNA includes:
- the SFT2D2 gene encoding vesicle transport protein SFT2B isoform X1 has protein sequence MDKLKKVLSGQDSEDRGGLSEVVEATSLSSGTRIKGFIACFAAGILCSLLGTLLLWVPRKGLYLFAVFYTFGNIASLGSTVFLMGPMTQLKRMFEPTRLIATVLVLLCFTLTLCSAFWWHNKGLALIFCILQSLALTWYSLSYIPFARDAVKKCFTVCLA, from the exons ATGGACAAGCTGAAGAAGGTGCTGAGCGGGCAGGACTCTGAGGATCGGGGCGGCCTGTCTGAG gTTGTTGAGGCAACTTCATTAAGCTCGGGCACCAGAATAAAAGGCTTCATTGCCTGTTTTGCTGCAGGAATTCTCTGCTCACTTCTG GGAACTCTTTTGCTCTGGGTGCCCAGGAAGGGACTATATCTCTTCGCAGTGTTTTATACCTTTGGTAACATCGCATCTCTTGGGAG CACTGTCTTCCTCATGGGACCAATGACACAGCTGAAGCGAATGTTTGAGCCTACGCGTTTGATTGCAACTGTCTTGGTGCTG TTGTGTTTTACACTTACCCTGTGCTCTGCCTTTTGG TGGCACAACAAAGGGCTTGCTCTCATCTTCTGCATTTTGCAGTCTCTGGCCCTGACGTG GTACAGTCTTTCCTACATACCATTTGCAAG gGACGCTGTAAAGAAGTGTTTTACCGTGTGTCTTGCATAA
- the SFT2D2 gene encoding vesicle transport protein SFT2B isoform X2 has translation MDKLKKVLSGQDSEDRGGLSEVVEATSLSSGTRIKGFIACFAAGILCSLLGTLLLWVPRKGLYLFAVFYTFGNIASLGSTVFLMGPMTQLKRMFEPTRLIATVLVLWHNKGLALIFCILQSLALTWYSLSYIPFARDAVKKCFTVCLA, from the exons ATGGACAAGCTGAAGAAGGTGCTGAGCGGGCAGGACTCTGAGGATCGGGGCGGCCTGTCTGAG gTTGTTGAGGCAACTTCATTAAGCTCGGGCACCAGAATAAAAGGCTTCATTGCCTGTTTTGCTGCAGGAATTCTCTGCTCACTTCTG GGAACTCTTTTGCTCTGGGTGCCCAGGAAGGGACTATATCTCTTCGCAGTGTTTTATACCTTTGGTAACATCGCATCTCTTGGGAG CACTGTCTTCCTCATGGGACCAATGACACAGCTGAAGCGAATGTTTGAGCCTACGCGTTTGATTGCAACTGTCTTGGTGCTG TGGCACAACAAAGGGCTTGCTCTCATCTTCTGCATTTTGCAGTCTCTGGCCCTGACGTG GTACAGTCTTTCCTACATACCATTTGCAAG gGACGCTGTAAAGAAGTGTTTTACCGTGTGTCTTGCATAA
- the SFT2D2 gene encoding vesicle transport protein SFT2B isoform X3 has protein sequence MDKLKKVLSGQDSEDRGGLSEVVEATSLSSGTRIKGFIACFAAGILCSLLGTLLLWVPRKGLYLFAVFYTFGNIASLGSTVFLMGPMTQLKRMFEPTRLIATVLVLVSCVLHLPCALPFGGTTKGLLSSSAFCSLWP, from the exons ATGGACAAGCTGAAGAAGGTGCTGAGCGGGCAGGACTCTGAGGATCGGGGCGGCCTGTCTGAG gTTGTTGAGGCAACTTCATTAAGCTCGGGCACCAGAATAAAAGGCTTCATTGCCTGTTTTGCTGCAGGAATTCTCTGCTCACTTCTG GGAACTCTTTTGCTCTGGGTGCCCAGGAAGGGACTATATCTCTTCGCAGTGTTTTATACCTTTGGTAACATCGCATCTCTTGGGAG CACTGTCTTCCTCATGGGACCAATGACACAGCTGAAGCGAATGTTTGAGCCTACGCGTTTGATTGCAACTGTCTTGGTGCTGGTAAG TTGTGTTTTACACTTACCCTGTGCTCTGCCTTTTGG TGGCACAACAAAGGGCTTGCTCTCATCTTCTGCATTTTGCAGTCTCTGGCCCTGA